The Microtus ochrogaster isolate Prairie Vole_2 unplaced genomic scaffold, MicOch1.0 UNK16, whole genome shotgun sequence genome segment aaggcCCTCCCACTatatctgggctgagcaaggtatatacccaaagagaataggatcccaaaaagccagtacatgcagcagagacaaatcccagtgccactgaccctcagtctgccccagccatacaactgtcaaccacattcagagtgactagcttggtcctatgcttgttccttcacAGTTCCACTGTAGCTGGTGAGTTCCTGTCAGGTAAACTGTTTcggtggatgaacccttcatggtcttgacctctttgctcatattatcctttcttctactcttcaactggaacttgggagctcagtccagtgctctgatgtgggactctgcctctgtttccatctgttgccgGACAAAAATTCTATGTTGATATTTAATATAATCATCAATCtagctcaggcatcttattaactcttataacttatattagcccataattcttgtctgtgttagccacatggcttggtacctttttttagcgaggcagtcacatcttgcttcctctgtgtctgggtgaggaCTACAGACTgcaacttccctcttcccagaattctagtcaccccacctatagttcctgcctggctactggccaatcaacgtgtatttaaaatacaagtgacaaagtATACACCATTGTCCACCCACACTCTTATCCTGGAAGTTTCCACATAATCCCTCAGTATGAAGAAGAATCCAAGGCATGATTTCTTCATTCCGAAGCTACAGAAAGGAAACACCTAGTGAGCAGCCTTTGGTGGAATAAATCAAGGGGAAGGTAACACTCAGGTAttgttaaaagttttatttgcCTACATGGCCAGACACAGGTGATGGCAAGAATGACAAGGTAACCAGGCTTTTTGGGAAAGCTACAAGAAGAGGCCAAGAACACTTAGCCCAAGAGAAATTAGGATGACTGAGAAAGAATGAGCCAAGATGGGGCTACTGCTTGGTATTCTTGGTTTCCTCCAAACTCTCTTGTCTCAGTCTCAGGTTCCAGGTCAGCAGCAGCCCCCAGAGCTGTGGCCACAGCCTGAGCCCCCAGACTGCTGACCACTGCCACGGTCACAGGAACTGCCACGGTCACAGGAACTGCCACGGCCACAGGAACTGGAGCTCCTGTGCCTGCATCTGTGGGACCTGCGCCTGTGGTGGCTCAGGAAGCAGCCTCCTTCAGAGCTGGGGACACTGCAGCCCCCAGAGCTTGTAGCACAGCAGGAGGAGGCTGCAGGCAGACACTGTGCTGTGCTCTTTGGGGGGCACTTCGGGGAGGGGCACTTGGGAGGAGGCTGGCACTGCTTCTGGTTCTGCTGGCAGGACATCTCGGAAGGAATTTGACCTAGAAAAGTATAATAGAAACATTGTAAAGAGGCTTCTGGTGAGCATCAATTGACTTAGTCTGTCACACACAGGCCTCCCATGACCTATCGGCTTCAAAAGCCAAGATTTCTATGAAGTAAAGAGGAACATGGAGGCACACATCCAACTGTACAGAGCATGACTGTCAGAGAGACCAGCATGCATCTCTAACAATACACTCGGAACAAAAGCTCCCTGACCAACACCAAGACTCCTTCCTCCCTTGCCATTACCTCCCCCCAGCCCACCGCTACCCATTGTGGGCCTCTTCCTAAGGTTCTGGTTTAGATCTTGCTTGTCTGTCCCACACACTCCCACATGATAAAATGGTCCCACGTGGTCACATACCAGATGCAATGGAGAGCGGAGAGATTCTGAGCAGGCTGTGGATGAGGAGTCCGGGGCAGAAGCCTTTTTATTCTGTGTAGAGCTTGTGAAGCATCACCCAAGTATGCTGCTGTTTTCACAATGGAGGAGGTGACAGTGCTAGCCACTTCCCAGTGATGACCTCCAGGGCTTTCCTGTGCAGGTGCCTAAAGAACTCATAAGGTGGAACCAGGAGGGACTTGTGGCTGCAAaatcacttccttttcttcttccccggACATTCTCAGCTTTGCCCATTCATTCACAAGCTCTAACCCTGTTTTGTCACTCAACAGTGTTAACGTGAAGATGTATACGGCACACCCTTCACTCAGAAATTAGATGCATTTGATCTGATAAGACCAGTGCTAACCTGGATGCACCTACAAAGAGTTCAAGCGTAAAGCCCTGTCCTTTATAAGTCAAGCCCACGTTGCACTGCAGACCAAAGTTTGATATGAAGGGACCTTCAGGCATCTTCTGAGAGTGGCAGCAGAGAAAGGGCTGTCCCTAGGGATGTCATGTGTACAACAAGGGCACAGAAAGACACCTGGAACCAGTTACAGAGGGGGGATCTAGCACTCTAGAAGTGATAAGACTCACAACTTTTGTTATTAAGAAGGAAGGtctcctcagtttcctcatcgcACCCCAAGTATCTGGCAACCCCCATCCTACATTCTGTGTCAGCAAGTGCAATTCATTGTAGAATCCAAATgcaaatgacatcatgaaaaacTGACTTTCTGTCCatgatttatttcacttaatgtaATATCTTCCTGGATCATTCATTCATGGTGTCACAGAATAACAGGATTTACCTACTTTTTAAGGCTTACATATGCCCCATGTTCTACAAGCATTCATCCACAGATATACATTTAAGTGGATTCTTTATTATGGCTCTTACAAATGGTGCTGCAACAAACATAGGGTGTATATATCTTTTCAGTGTATGTACATCTCTTCCCTTTGGATATACATATACCTGGTGATATTGAGGATCACACATAAaccaatttttaagtttttcagaaCCTTTATACTATCTTTTATAAAGGCTGAGACACTTTACACTTCCAATAGTATTCGTCTCCCACCCCAAATTATAGGCAATGTTTGTTCTTTCTTGCATCTTTAGTAATAGTCGTTCTAACAAGTGTGAGCTTAGGTCTTATTGTgcctttaatttgcatttctttggtaATTAGGGATAAAACCTCCATTTTTAAGCCTAGTTTGCTTTTATTCCTTGCTATTGagatctttgcattttttttttattttgttttgtttctttttttttttttttttttgagacagttctttctgtcctggaactagctcttgtggaacaggctgactttgaaatctacctctgcctcccgagttctgggattaaaggtgtgcaccaccaccgcccagctgagatTTTTGCATTCTTAATATTCTAGCATATTAAGTCTTCAGAGAGTGTATCATTCACATATATTTCCCACCCTATCAGTTGTCTTgactcttccttgtttctttggcTGAACACAGGCATTTTGTTTCTATAGAAACtcatttgctctgtgtgtgtgtgtgtgtgtgtgtgttcctacgtgtgtgtctgtagcaggggtggggggaagaagagagTAGCACTTAAAGTATGGTTTCTTGTGCTTAGTTTCATTCCTGTTGTTTTATAAATCGATAGTTTCCTTCTTCATTGTTAAATAgcatttcattgtgtatatgtatatacgtatatatgtctatatatatatatatatgtatatatacacacaccatgctTTTCCTTAATCCATTCACAAGTTGAATATCATTCAATAGGCTTTGAGTTTGAAACAATTAAGCACTACACATATCAGCACTGAGATTTTCTATGACTAtgacttttgttttccttgaataaatattaaattttagaaacAGTGAGCATATGTTTAATTTGGTAAGGACACTTTAAAAGAAACGTCCATTACGGCAGTAAAATTTTATCTTCCTGCCAGCAGTGGCTGAGGCTAGCCACTCCCCAGCCTCGGCAGGATTCCACACTGCCAGGTAAGAGCTTTAGTTTAGCTGGTGACCTGTGCAGTTCGTCTGTCATTTTGCTCCTGATTGCACTTCCCTAATGAGTAAGGCCCCGAGCTGATTTGTCATCCATGGATCATCTTCGTTGAATTATCATTCTCTTTCGATATTTCCCATTTTAATCAGATTGCTTTGTTATTAATGTGTTTTGCTGCTTTTAGAATATTCTAGACTCAAGCCTTCAATCAGATTTGTGCTTTGCAAGTTTTTGAACCTGTGAGTTTTAATTATGTATCTCCAACAGTCACTTGCAAAGCAGaagttttaattatttagtttGTTCTTTGCTCTCTTTTCATTGTAACCTAAGGTGGCCTCAAACACaagatctttctgcttcagtctcgTGAGTACTGAAATTAGTAATGTACCACTACAGGCATGGTGAATCACGTACCACTACCTCAGTAGTTTTAATTGTGAAGTTCAGTATTTTGCTTTTGAACTATGAATTTTGTCATATATGAAAAATTACCATTAAGAATTACATAACTAAAGTCACAGAATTATgtcctttattatattttagaagtgtttttgttttatacattgATCTATTATCCATgcctttcatatatatacatatatgaaatatgtgtataaatgtataaacatacaGTACTAAATATGTTTTGCTTAACATAAAGACGCCCAATTGCTTcagcacctttttaaaaattttgtgttattttattttgtttgaagatTTCCACATGAGATCAGTGTGTTTGCTTCATTTGAATCCTTTCCACActcccttccagttcctcccttgTCCCCTGACCATGACTTtcctctctcaaattcatgaccccaCCATGttccacccccatacacacacaccacctactGAGCTCACCTCTTATCGCCTAGATTCGCGTGTGTTTAGATATGACTGCTTAGGATTGGGTCTCAGCCctcagggagaaaaaggaaaacggaaaaacacacaaaaaacaaaacatctgattttaccttcctcagcagccattgattgcctgtagctcttcatctagaggtGGGGTCTTGTGGCACATTCTCCCATCCATGCTAACACATCCCTCCTCCAGTAAACTGCCTTAGTATCTTTGTTTGAAATGTATTCTAGGTCTAACTTTGGGCACTAAGCATCATAGATCTACATCTGAACTGCTCTCCATCTTGGGAACCAAGGGCTCATTTTCACTGCCCAGCTTGTTAGTCATAAGGCTTTTCTGCCTTTCTCAAATGGAAGATATGcctttttgctatttatttgttaa includes the following:
- the LOC101979162 gene encoding late cornified envelope protein 3D-like, which gives rise to MSCQQNQKQCQPPPKCPSPKCPPKSTAQCLPAASSCCATSSGGCSVPSSEGGCFLSHHRRRSHRCRHRSSSSCGRGSSCDRGSSCDRGSGQQSGGSGCGHSSGGCC